GGATACCTGGCATGCGTATGAGGTGGGATTTCTGACGGAAAACGGCTTGCCTGTTACCGGTCTTCTCAAGTTGGTTTATCCGTTTGATAGTCCGTTTCTGGTGGAAAGCAAGTCGCTGAAATTGTACCTGAATTCGTTCAACATGTCATCTTACGGAAACGATCGAAAATCAGGCATTGAACAGGTGATCGGAATTATTAAAAATGACCTGGAGGCATTGCTGAAATGCAAAGTCAAGCTGGCATTTTTCGACAATGAGCCGGAAGTTGCAGCTCATGATTTTCAGGATTTCATGATAATGGAAGAGACGTTAGATTTGGAAAGAATTCAGTTTAACGATTTCTCGGAAAACCCGGAATTACTAAAACCATCAAAATCGGATGAAAAGGAACTAAAACTGGCGACTCATCTTTTGCGCAGCAATTGCAAAGTAACCCATCAGCCCGACTGGGGAAGCGCCTTTGTTCACATCGAAGGAGAAACACTTCCGGAACCAACTGGATTACTAGAATACATAGTCTCCTTCCGGAACGAAAACCATTTTCATGAAGAGATTTGTGAGATGCTGTACAAACGGTTGTGGGATAAATTTCAGCCTGAAAAACTGATGGTTACCTGTATCTACACTCGTCGCGGAGGAATCGATATCTGCCCGTCGAGAGCCAGTCATCCGGAACTTTTACCTGCAAATTTGACTTCCCCTGAGAAACTTTCGTCTAAATTACTAAGGCAATAATCTCAATATTTTGGGCTATTTCAGCGTAATGGAAGACTATCTATTCTAAATCAATGTATTGACATCTTGTACATAATCTCATATCTTTAATTGAAATAATTTCAGATATGGGGACAGACAAGATTGCTTTTTCCGCGCTTCGGTCCCTGATTCTAACCTCGAAAGAAAGCAGGCTACGAAGCAACAGCCGGCGCAACATGCTGAAAAAATTAGGCATTACGCTGGTTTCCTGGAACCCGGCCGTCGACCTGATTAACGACACTCTCCACCAGAGACCGGTCCTCCATCATTCTCTCCACAAGCTCACCATCGCTTACAACCATCACAACTGGACCATTGACAAATCGTTGTTGGGGGGCCGTCCGCGTTATCGTGTTCAACAGAACGAAAAGGAAATCAGGATTCGTTTAAAGGGAAGCCGCTTCCCGGGACTCCAACTATCGCCCGATTTTACTGCTACCCTTAAACCTGGCACCTGGGGCTGGCAGCTTCATATCCGATTCGATAAGCTGGGAATTGACCAACAACTTTCGCTCGACGAGTGGTTGAATGGGAAAACCGTTCGCGGTAGCATTCCTATAGATGAAGTTATCAAACTGGATCACTCCGACTCGATTTCCATTCGCTCGCTGGCAAATGTCGAAATCAGCTACGACTGGCAACTTCATGTTCGCCTGCGTTCCAAAATGAAACTAACTTTCTCCGGAGAATCACTCCGGTTTTCGGGATTTGAACTCTCCCCCAATCTTCAGTATACGAAACTAAAAAGCCCGGTTTCATTTTTGAATTTCACCCTTCCGGGAAAAGGAATCCACAAACCTGTTCCTATGAATTCTGACAGGATATCGAATTCTTCAGAAAAAACAAGTCAGCAAATAAACGCGCTCCTGTTTGACAGGGAAAAATCGTATTATCAAAATACGTTGCTGGCCTACTGTGGTGAAGAAAATAGCCCGGCTTATTACTACCACCCTTTCGGAGATGAAGCCTCCCTCCCGTTGAATGAATCCATTCTCTCGGTGCACTACGGAGAGAGAAAATCGATCGAACTTCAGGGAAAGGTAGGCCATTCACCTTCTTGGATTAACATTCCGGGTGCAGCCTTGTGCCTGCACGACGAACCGGAAGTCGACGATAATTTCCAGCTGACAATCGGCGATAATGGAAATGAATTGATTGCCTGTGCCGTTCCTTTGGCAGGAACCCGCATCGGCATTGAGGGCGCCGTGAGCCTGCCGGTACAATCGCTTCCGCAGCAAATTATTCTTTCCGGCGAGGCGAATTCGAGTCCGAATATTCAAATCAATCCGCAGGTCAGATACACACGACTCCAACTTGATGTCCCCATTCGTCTCTCGATGTTGCGGGCTGAAGATTTGGTCGAACTTTCATTTGAGTTTTATAACTGCCGGTATACCAACAAGCAACAACAATCATTTATCGAATTGCGTGATGCAAATAAGCCCGGATACATGGTGGTTTATTTTCCGCCGCAACACATTCTCGAGGAAGCCTTTTTCCGCACCAGCGAATTAAAGACCAACGAACCGGGTGCCAACGCAACAGGCAGTAATCAACCGGTAGCTCTTCCGGCTAAGTTTGAAACAGCAGGGAAAAGCCGGCTTGTTTTTGAGCTTTCCAAAGAATTCGAAGGCATGCCGCTAATAGTCAACCAACTGCTCAGTTGGGAACGCTTTAAGCTACGCATCAATCCCAGGGCCTGGCTTTTTACCGGACTGAATACTACCCGGATGATCATTCCGGCCAATATCCGTCGTTTCAGGCAACCAGCGCAGATTTCCATTCCTAAAAATATGAAGCCTCTCAATATTTCCATTATTAGAAATACAGAGAAAGCCACGGAATCGGAAATTCGCATTGCGGCGCATTCGCGAAAGCAAGAGGTCTCTGAGCAACGCTATGAGGAGCAGAATGCCGGCAAGTTTCTTCCGGCACCGGTTCCCACTTTGACACAGCTCAGGCAAATGAACTTTGCCAACATGCGACCTGTCAACTTCTTCACTCCCCCTACCGGCATGGAAACATCGCTCGAAATCCCCGGAAGGTTGTTCATTTCACCTAATCAACTGGCAGGCTTCCGTCATATTCTCCAAATAATCAACTCGTATGACGACAGCTACCGACCAAAGACTTCGATAGAATTAAAACCGATGATGGCCATGCGGCGAATCGGTTCATCGGCTAACACTGAAGCGACACAGGAAGTTCCTTACCAGAATCAGATTTTCGAGTTGTGGCATACCCGAATGGGAGTTCAACTGAAAAGCGGTGAAGTCTCCGAAGAAGTTTTCAAAAACCTGAGCACGATACGGGCGATCTGGTCCAGAGATGTTTATAACGGCAAAAATCTTCAATATCCCGGGAACAATGTAGAAATTCCATTCAGAGCCTCACTCAATGCCAAAGACCGAAATGATTTGGTGCATCAAACTTCGCACTATGGAGCAGATTTCACGCCAAGAGCGGTAGCTGTAAACCGACTGATGCTTTCTGCTTTGGGAGGCTGGCTCGATGCTCACGGTAATTTTGATTACAAGGATATTCAAGATGCCGGCTTCTCCCTCATCGACTGGAAACACTTGGCCACATTGGGTCGCGACCAGTTTGTCAGGATCGTTCGACGCGGTTATCTTTTCCCGTTCGGGCATGAAGCAGCACTCATTAAGATTACGCAGCGTGAATTCGATGACCCCACCCGTTCGGCGGCCGATATTCAGCGGATGTTCGTCGTGGTGAGAGAACCGGAGTTCTTCTATGACCCGTACACTGCGAACAATCAATTCAACGCCTTTCCATTCCAGTCCATTCGTCTGGTAAGTTTGGTTACACCTGCCATCGATTTGCCCACATCTATGGTCAGTTCACCGGCACAGAACTTCCTGATCAATGTAGGCAGCAATCCTTTCCGGTTTAAAATGGAAGCCGTTGATAAAGAAGGCACCACCATTCATTTCCGCTGCCCGATGGTGTTCATTGAGGATTATGCTGACTTTCTGGGGCAACATATCAACGATGTCATAAACATTTACAATCAGCAAAATAAATACAACAACGCAAGAACAGCTGACTTAAACGGGCAGCAAATTGCTTATGCTGACAGTATTTTACCGGATGATACAAGCCTTGAGACCGTTACTCTGCGATTTAAAGCCAAACCTTACTCCTATCCGGGCACGCACCTGAATTTCTATCCGGAAATCGATTATGCGGAAGTTTTGGTTAAAGCCGCCGAAGAGTTTACCGGCCAAAAACAACCGGTCAAAATCGAGTTGTATGACGACCGCAACGAAGGAACCGTCTGGTCGAAAATGTGGAAAGACCAAAAACTTCCTATCGATTTCAACGGTGGTGCCGATAAAACCGGAGGTTTCCTCTCCCCCAATATTTCGGTGAGTGGATTATCCAAGATTTTCGGTCCTGTTTCCGGAGACGTCAATTACATCGCCGGACTGAGCTTTGAGCCAGATAAATTTTTTCCGGATACACCGGATATTCCCGGATTCAACCTTCCGAAAATCTTTGGGGCTCTGCCACTGGGAAAACTCCTCAATCAGGTCAACCTGGGAGCAAGCGCGTTTAATCAGCTAAAAAATAAACTTTCCCTCTACCGGGAACAGATTGATGAAGTCAGAAAACAAATCCTACTGAAACAGGCCGAACTGGAGAAAGCCATTGCCGAAAATAAAACCGAGGATATTGCAAAGCTTAAAAATGAAATAGCCACAAAAACCACTAATTTACAGAGTCTGGCCAACCAGGTACGAGACTTCATGAACGGTCAGACGCCACGTATTCCAAATTTAAAAACCTACCGGGTAGGGAATTCATTTGTGGCCGAATACCGGTGGCAGCCCGAATTTAATAAAACGACCAAGGTTTTCGACGGTTTTATCGCGCTCAATGCTGATGATCCGAATAATACGTTAACCATCAACAACCGGATGGTTAAGTCGATCGATGCACAAACACCACCACAAGTCGAAGTTATGGCCAGCATGCAAAATTTCAATGTCTCGATTGGTGGTATGATAGCCGTTGATTTCCGGAAACTGACATTCAAAGCAGGAACACAAACCAAGAAAGATGTCAAAGTTCAGTTGGGTACAGTTCCGTTGCGTTTCCTCGGATCACTTTCGTTTGTTAACGGCTTGCAGCAGATTATTCCGGCTGGAGGCTTTGGCGAGGGTGTCACCATCAAACTGGAAGGTGCTGGCATTCGTGCGGGATACGATTTGAAGATTCCGCCCATCGAAGTCGGAATTTTCTCATTGGCCAACGTGTCGCTCGGAGCTTCGCTTTATCTTCCCTTTACAGGCGATCCGTTGACACTTGGATTTAATTTCTGCTCCCGGCAAAATCCCTTCCTGTTAAGAGTGAGTCTCTTTGGCGGCGGAGGCTTCTTCGCTTTGCAGACCTCGATTGCCGGATTGACCAAACTGGAAGCGGCCTTCGAGTTTTCCGCTGGCTTATCGCTCAATGTGGGTGTCGCCAGTGGCGGCGTACAGGTGGCCGGCGGCTTCTATTACAGCATCGAGTACGAAAACGACCAGTCAATCTCGAAACTCTCCGGTTACCTGCGCATCAACGGTAACTTGTCGATACTCGGCATTATCACACTGAGCATGGAATTTTACCTGTCGCTGAATGCGATTATCGTCAACAAAATGATTAATGGCGAGACGGTGAAGAAAGTCGAAAAGATGATCGGTGAGGCCAGCGTCAAGGTAAAAATAGAGGTACTCTTCTTCAGCAAAAGCGTTACCGTAAAAGTAAGACGCGAACTTAGGGCCGCCGATGCCGACCCATTATTCTCTGATACGATTCCTGAGCCGGCATGGCTCGACTACTGCAAAGCATTTGCCTAACCCCTAATCCGAGCAAATCATGAAACAATCCATTCTTTTCACAGCACTTCCTAACGGACGCACCAGCCAAAATGGTCAGGATTACCTGCGCTTGTCTTTGGCTATTGCCATTCAACTGGCGGGTTCGGGCAAATTAAAACTCAAGGATTTTCCTGATGTACTGAAATGGCACGACGAGCTGAATGCAATGCAGTTTACATTGAATATGGACGGTAAGGAAAGTGTTATTCAACCGGTTCAGGATAAACTCGATCCATCTCTTTGGGGCGATCTTTTCCACGGAGATATCAAGGTGGAAAGCTATAAAAAAGAAGACTACACGCTTTCGCGGATACACAGCTACCAGGTGGCGTCGATGAAAACCTTTCTGCTGAAAACGTACACGCAATTCGGAACAAAATCGCCGGAGAAAGTTGTTCGCGGAAAAGTTCTACTCGAGAATACCGAGGTGAAGAACATTGGACGTTTCAGGCCTTTGCAGGAAACCCAAATCAGGCAGTTCCAGCGACAACCCATCACCAACATCCGACCAATGGTTACCCGCGAACTGGTCAAAAATAACACGCTGGAAGAAGACCACAGTAAACTCCTTTCCGCCAGGAATTATAAAGAATTGAAATTACAGGCGAAGGTACCGGCATACAATTTTGTTCAGTTGCGTGATTTTCACAAGTACAAAATGAAAATGCTGCAAGCGCCCTTGCTAAAGATTGAAAAGCCAGAATTTGAGTTTCACGATATCTTGGCCGCTTTGGGAAGCTATCCGCAATTGCAACGGAAATTTGGTCTGGTACTCGATTTTCTCGTCCCGGTTCCTGAAAATGTTGCCCCGGAAAGTACACTCAAGATTTATCCGTCGGTGACCGACTGGGAAGTAGAAACCGAAATTTCGACTCCCCGAACGGCTTATCGGCTAACCAGTGACGGATTCTACGCCCGCGAAAAAAACGATACGTTCCTGCACAACGGCTTTGTCAAAATCAACACTCCGGAATTCTCAGCTAACCAGATCGACACCGACGGAACAGCTGTCCAGCTCTCTGAAATGGTCGACAACCAAATTGAGAAGAATTCCATCAGGCAGATTCAGGTAACGGAACAAAATCAGCAAATCGAGCGCATGACCATCACCAATTTGGCACTGAATCTGGCACACGAAAAAGACGAGGAAGAAGATGAAGAAGGGATGCCGCCCATGCGCAGTGCCGGAATTGGTATCATCAAAAACGACATCGATGTGTTTGTCGACCACCGGTTTCAAATCACACAAAAGCTCCAGGCCGATTTTTCGGCTACGCATTACCGAAAAAGAGAGCACAATATTATTGCGCCGGAAGAGATACTTTACGCTGAAGACGTAACGCTGGGATACCGGATGGACATCGCTTACAGCGAGCAACCGGATAAATGGTATTCGCTTCACCGGAAACAGGACAGGGTAAACTATTACGACGAAAACAACAATCCCACCGAGATAAGTGATATAGAGCCTGACGAAGGTTTTCTGCAGATGGCAGCCAGTCAGGATCCGGAAAACCCGGATGACTTTTTTGTCAGTGAAACCCTCTTTCGCTGGGAAGGCTGGAGTCTTTCTGTTCCACGTCCCGGGTTGGCCATTAACGAAGCAGACGACTCGTCGCCCGACAAAAGCCATGATTACGTTCACCGGACCATGGCTGACGAACAAAAAAAGTTTGCGTTCGACCCAACATTGAATTTCAAATTGAATGTTCAGTCGGAAATCATTCCGGGTACGCTT
This Prolixibacter sp. NT017 DNA region includes the following protein-coding sequences:
- a CDS encoding NADPH-dependent 7-cyano-7-deazaguanine reductase QueF, translated to MKNTISTEDKLLGKKVDYPKQYAPEVLVAVPRKVNREQYGISEPPTEFIGLDTWHAYEVGFLTENGLPVTGLLKLVYPFDSPFLVESKSLKLYLNSFNMSSYGNDRKSGIEQVIGIIKNDLEALLKCKVKLAFFDNEPEVAAHDFQDFMIMEETLDLERIQFNDFSENPELLKPSKSDEKELKLATHLLRSNCKVTHQPDWGSAFVHIEGETLPEPTGLLEYIVSFRNENHFHEEICEMLYKRLWDKFQPEKLMVTCIYTRRGGIDICPSRASHPELLPANLTSPEKLSSKLLRQ